From a single Planctellipticum variicoloris genomic region:
- a CDS encoding C-terminal binding protein, producing MSHINVTFALSNLSRPAEPASELHLEPAMKVAVTDFSFPSLELEEAILKPAGASLLSGQCKTPETLIPLVADADAVITQFAPLRREVIQAMTRAKVIVRYGIGVDNVDLEAARECGIPVCNVPDYCIDEVADHTLAFILATTRQVVPNCLHVRDGKWGLATPLDSLKALNHVTVGLIGFGRIGREVADRLKAFKCRVLVHDPVTPPADIEAAGCIPTDRTALLTESDIVSLHCPSTPQTRGMINRVTLEHMKPGVVLINLARGDLVDSDALTAALQQGKVAAAALDVFAPEPIPADHPILKLPNVIVASHIASVSVPAVRKLRETAAKLALAALRGEDLPNIVNGVTPGRKS from the coding sequence GTGTCTCATATCAACGTCACATTCGCACTCTCGAATCTCAGCCGACCGGCTGAACCCGCTTCCGAACTGCACCTGGAACCCGCCATGAAAGTCGCCGTCACGGATTTCTCGTTTCCGTCGCTGGAACTCGAAGAGGCAATTCTCAAACCCGCCGGCGCCTCGCTGCTCAGCGGTCAGTGCAAGACCCCCGAAACGCTGATCCCGCTGGTCGCCGACGCCGACGCCGTCATCACCCAGTTCGCACCCCTCCGTCGCGAAGTCATTCAGGCCATGACCCGCGCAAAAGTCATCGTCCGCTATGGTATCGGCGTCGACAACGTCGACCTCGAAGCGGCCCGCGAATGCGGCATCCCGGTCTGCAACGTCCCCGACTACTGCATCGACGAAGTCGCCGACCACACCCTCGCCTTCATCCTGGCGACGACCCGCCAGGTCGTACCGAACTGCCTGCACGTCCGCGACGGAAAGTGGGGCCTGGCCACCCCGCTCGACAGCCTGAAGGCGCTGAATCACGTCACCGTCGGCCTGATCGGCTTCGGACGCATCGGTCGCGAAGTCGCCGACCGGCTGAAGGCGTTCAAGTGCCGGGTGCTGGTCCACGATCCCGTGACTCCGCCCGCAGACATCGAAGCCGCCGGCTGCATCCCGACCGATCGGACGGCGCTGTTGACTGAGTCCGATATCGTTTCGCTGCATTGCCCGTCGACGCCCCAGACCCGCGGGATGATCAACCGGGTCACGCTGGAACACATGAAGCCCGGCGTGGTGCTGATCAACCTGGCGCGCGGCGATCTGGTCGATTCAGACGCTCTGACGGCGGCGCTGCAGCAGGGGAAGGTGGCTGCCGCCGCTTTGGACGTATTCGCCCCCGAACCGATCCCCGCCGACCACCCGATCCTCAAGCTGCCCAACGTCATCGTGGCGTCGCACATCGCCTCCGTCAGCGTTCCCGCCGTCCGCAAACTTCGAGAAACCGCCGCGAAACTGGCCCTGGCCGCTCTTCGCGGTGAAGATCTGCCCAACATCGTCAATGGCGTCACGCCGGGGCGGAAGTCATGA
- a CDS encoding FadR/GntR family transcriptional regulator produces the protein MLETIGRPKLRDVVAERLKSYIVTENLRAGDKLPTETELAAQFGVSRLSLREATKALEFLGIVEARPGRGLTVGAVNMERVTEYLGFHPALHSIAPEELIDTRVLIETGVLPHVARRMQASPAIFERLAGINDELRRTRSLQRWLELDIAFHRGLIEASGLSPLLAFGDLLAIFFQRFRESVKKAEWKIGLDGHQLIIESLRDGDIERASAELRHHIESHRDRLGESSCTTD, from the coding sequence ATGCTGGAGACCATCGGCCGTCCGAAGCTTCGCGACGTCGTGGCGGAACGCCTCAAGTCGTACATCGTGACGGAGAACCTCCGCGCCGGAGACAAGCTGCCGACGGAGACCGAGCTCGCCGCCCAGTTCGGCGTCAGTCGGCTCAGTCTTCGCGAAGCGACGAAAGCGCTGGAGTTTCTGGGGATCGTGGAAGCGCGGCCGGGTCGGGGCCTGACGGTCGGGGCCGTGAATATGGAACGGGTCACTGAATACCTCGGGTTTCATCCCGCGCTCCATTCGATCGCCCCGGAGGAGCTGATCGACACCCGCGTCCTGATTGAAACGGGAGTGCTGCCGCACGTCGCCCGGCGGATGCAGGCCTCTCCCGCGATCTTCGAACGCCTGGCCGGAATCAACGACGAGCTCCGCCGGACGCGGAGCCTTCAGCGCTGGCTGGAGCTCGACATCGCCTTCCATCGCGGCCTGATCGAAGCCAGCGGACTGTCCCCCCTGCTGGCCTTCGGAGACCTGCTGGCGATCTTCTTTCAGCGATTCCGCGAAAGCGTCAAAAAGGCCGAATGGAAAATAGGCCTCGACGGCCATCAGTTGATCATCGAGTCGCTGCGGGACGGCGATATTGAACGGGCCTCCGCCGAACTGCGACACCACATCGAGAGTCACCGCGATCGACTCGGAGAGAGTTCATGCACCACCGATTGA
- a CDS encoding DUF1592 domain-containing protein — protein sequence MHHRLSTWAAVLLLNCASLAAAEPAAFTKLGVEYDQAALPLLKHYCLGCHSTEDQEGELDLERFARLSDVRKSPRVWQKVVEQLVTGEMPPKDSPQLSAEQKQQLLKWTRSYLDAEAHANAGDPGPVVLRRLSNVEYNNTIRDLTGVDLQPAREFPADSAAGEGFTNVGEALVMSPAMLDKYFAAARQIATHAVLLPDGFRFSPKATPRDWSDALIADIQQLYRQHSSAEGARAVHLHGLVWEADTGGRIPLEAYLKPLVADRDALIAGRKTVSAIADETQLSPKYLGLLWNLLQSREPSPLLDALRDRWRSAKPEDVSALATEIRQWQAALTKFNSVAHFKQWLEPVNPVAESQTFRIKLSPAPEAKEVVLSLAAGSAGEGSPDDRVEWQEPRLEAPGRPAILLKDIRAGLRQLAAKRDLLNVSADYLAAVDAARQSPTPLAAATLAEQRKLDPQLLTAWFDYLGVAGTPTLKVETLFTEKQEKSGDYDFVKSLGPAATPIISANSSDQQVRVPGIMKPHSVAVHPSPTENVAVGWRSPIAGRIRIETVVAHAHPECGNGVAWAIERRRGSERRRLAGGEIERSQAATIPPIDSVTVQAGDLISLLVGPRGTDHTCDLTEANLTLTELEGDKRQWSLWKDVSSDLLAANPHADSLGNREVWYFYHEPITAAASAAFAGLPAGSLLDRWRDEADAGERMKLAGQVQELIKNGPPAAADHPDAVLHRQLTALSGPLLGALDFGQLATATGQARSAPSTYGIEPGLFGRHPSGKVLPAGSFVTEAPSVVEIRLPADLVGGREFVVTAAVDRHAGPQAAVQAQVLVDQPPAAARMLAGSPVLVRKGSPAEARIVQSFEDFRRIFPAALCYGQIVPVDEVVTVVLFHREDEPLMRLMLDDAEQRRLDRLWDELRFVSQDALKVEEAYVQFMEYVTQDGDVRIFEPLRKPIKDRADAFRARLLAAEAQQIDALVDFADRAYRRPLSADEQSGLRQLYGQLRKQDLDHEAAFRLTLARILVAPSFLYRSEPPAGSAEPKPVSDWELASRLSYFLWSTMPDAELRQLAAAGKLHEPEVLKSQARRMLQDPKARALATEFGCQWIDIRGFDTHNEKSEQVFPEFAALRGPMYEESVRFFMDLFARDGSILDVVNADHTFVNDALAKFYELPGIEGPEFRRVDGVQAHHRGGVLGMATLLAKQSGASRTSPILRGNWLIETFLGEKLPKPPKNVPLLPESELGTDGLTVRQITEAHSSIESCAKCHRKIDPFGFALEGFDAIGRRRTKDLAGRAIETQVETPDGVKFGDIEGLRAYILTHRRDDFLHHFSRKLLGYALGRGVQLSDEPLLQEMQRKLQENDYRFSAALDAILDSRQFRQTRGIETPLEEVGAR from the coding sequence ATGCACCACCGATTGAGCACCTGGGCTGCCGTTCTGCTGTTGAATTGCGCTTCGCTGGCGGCCGCCGAGCCCGCGGCCTTCACGAAGCTCGGCGTCGAGTACGACCAGGCGGCGCTCCCGCTGCTGAAACACTACTGCCTGGGCTGCCATTCGACGGAAGATCAGGAGGGGGAGCTCGACCTCGAACGCTTCGCCCGCTTGAGCGACGTCCGCAAGTCGCCGCGCGTCTGGCAGAAGGTGGTCGAGCAACTCGTCACGGGAGAGATGCCTCCCAAGGACAGCCCCCAGCTCAGCGCCGAGCAGAAACAACAACTGCTGAAGTGGACCCGCTCCTATCTCGACGCCGAAGCCCACGCCAACGCCGGCGATCCCGGCCCCGTCGTCCTCCGGCGGCTCAGCAACGTCGAATACAACAACACGATCCGCGACCTGACCGGCGTCGACCTGCAGCCGGCCCGCGAGTTCCCGGCGGACAGCGCCGCCGGCGAAGGCTTTACGAACGTCGGCGAAGCCCTGGTCATGTCCCCCGCGATGCTCGACAAGTACTTCGCCGCCGCCCGACAGATCGCCACACATGCGGTGCTCCTGCCGGACGGCTTTCGCTTCTCTCCCAAGGCAACGCCGCGGGACTGGAGCGACGCACTCATCGCAGACATCCAGCAGCTCTACCGTCAGCACTCCAGCGCCGAAGGGGCCCGCGCGGTCCATCTGCACGGCCTCGTCTGGGAAGCCGACACCGGCGGACGAATTCCCCTCGAAGCTTACCTGAAGCCGCTGGTCGCCGATCGCGATGCGCTGATCGCCGGCCGGAAGACCGTTTCGGCGATCGCCGACGAGACTCAGCTCAGCCCGAAGTATTTGGGCCTCCTCTGGAATCTCCTGCAGAGCCGCGAGCCTTCTCCGCTCCTGGACGCGCTGCGCGACCGCTGGCGCTCGGCAAAGCCGGAGGACGTTTCCGCACTGGCCACGGAAATTCGCCAGTGGCAGGCTGCCCTGACGAAGTTCAACAGCGTCGCCCACTTCAAACAGTGGCTCGAACCGGTCAATCCGGTGGCCGAGTCGCAGACATTCCGGATCAAACTGTCTCCTGCGCCCGAGGCGAAAGAGGTGGTCCTGTCTCTCGCCGCCGGATCCGCGGGAGAAGGTTCGCCCGATGACCGGGTCGAATGGCAGGAGCCGCGCCTCGAAGCGCCCGGCCGCCCCGCGATTCTGCTGAAAGACATTCGAGCCGGTCTTCGGCAGCTCGCTGCGAAGCGGGATCTGCTCAACGTGTCGGCCGATTATCTGGCCGCAGTCGACGCCGCCCGGCAGAGTCCGACTCCGCTCGCCGCGGCCACGCTCGCCGAGCAGCGGAAGCTCGATCCGCAGTTGCTGACCGCCTGGTTCGACTACCTGGGCGTCGCCGGCACGCCGACTCTGAAAGTCGAAACGCTCTTCACGGAGAAGCAGGAAAAGAGCGGCGACTACGATTTCGTGAAGTCCCTGGGACCGGCTGCGACGCCGATCATCTCGGCGAACTCGTCGGACCAGCAGGTCCGCGTGCCGGGGATCATGAAGCCGCACAGCGTCGCAGTCCATCCCTCGCCGACGGAGAACGTCGCCGTCGGCTGGCGCAGTCCGATCGCGGGCCGCATCCGGATCGAGACGGTCGTCGCCCATGCCCATCCCGAGTGCGGCAACGGCGTCGCCTGGGCGATCGAACGACGACGGGGCAGCGAGCGCCGTCGCCTGGCCGGCGGAGAGATCGAACGGTCTCAGGCGGCGACGATTCCTCCGATCGATTCGGTGACTGTCCAGGCGGGCGACCTGATCTCGCTGCTGGTCGGTCCGCGCGGCACGGATCATACGTGCGACCTGACCGAAGCCAACCTCACGCTGACGGAACTCGAAGGGGACAAGCGGCAGTGGTCGCTCTGGAAAGACGTCTCCAGCGATCTCCTCGCCGCCAATCCGCACGCCGATTCGCTCGGCAACCGCGAGGTCTGGTACTTCTATCACGAGCCGATCACCGCGGCGGCCAGCGCTGCATTTGCGGGGCTCCCTGCCGGGTCATTGCTCGACCGCTGGCGCGACGAGGCGGATGCCGGCGAACGGATGAAGTTGGCCGGTCAGGTGCAGGAGTTGATCAAGAATGGACCGCCGGCAGCGGCCGATCATCCCGATGCCGTTCTGCATCGCCAGTTGACGGCTTTGAGCGGCCCGTTGCTGGGCGCGCTCGACTTCGGCCAGCTTGCCACTGCGACGGGCCAGGCGCGTTCCGCTCCTTCGACTTATGGAATTGAACCCGGGCTGTTCGGTCGGCATCCGTCGGGGAAGGTACTCCCCGCTGGCAGCTTTGTGACCGAAGCCCCGTCCGTGGTCGAGATCCGGCTGCCGGCCGATCTGGTCGGCGGACGCGAGTTCGTGGTCACGGCGGCGGTCGATCGACACGCCGGTCCGCAGGCGGCCGTCCAGGCGCAGGTGCTGGTCGATCAACCGCCGGCTGCCGCCCGGATGCTCGCCGGCAGTCCCGTGCTGGTCCGCAAGGGGAGTCCGGCGGAAGCCCGAATCGTGCAGAGCTTTGAGGACTTCCGCAGAATTTTCCCCGCGGCCCTCTGCTACGGTCAGATCGTCCCCGTCGACGAAGTGGTCACGGTGGTCCTGTTTCACCGCGAAGACGAGCCGCTGATGCGACTGATGCTCGACGACGCAGAGCAGCGCCGCCTGGACCGCCTCTGGGATGAGCTCCGGTTCGTCAGCCAGGACGCGTTGAAGGTTGAAGAGGCCTACGTGCAGTTCATGGAGTACGTCACCCAGGATGGCGACGTGCGGATTTTCGAGCCGCTCCGCAAGCCGATCAAGGACCGGGCCGATGCGTTCCGCGCGCGGCTGCTGGCTGCGGAAGCGCAGCAGATCGATGCACTGGTCGACTTCGCCGACCGCGCTTACCGACGGCCCCTCTCTGCCGACGAACAGTCCGGCCTGCGGCAGCTTTACGGCCAGTTGCGGAAACAGGATCTCGATCACGAGGCCGCCTTCCGGCTGACGCTGGCCCGGATTCTGGTTGCTCCGTCGTTCCTCTACCGGAGCGAACCCCCGGCGGGGAGTGCGGAGCCCAAGCCGGTTTCCGACTGGGAGCTCGCGAGCCGGCTGAGCTACTTCCTCTGGTCGACCATGCCCGATGCCGAGCTGCGCCAGCTTGCGGCGGCCGGGAAGCTGCACGAGCCCGAAGTTCTCAAGTCCCAGGCCCGGCGGATGCTGCAGGATCCGAAGGCCCGCGCGCTGGCGACGGAGTTCGGCTGCCAGTGGATCGACATCCGGGGTTTCGATACCCACAACGAAAAGAGCGAGCAGGTCTTCCCGGAGTTCGCGGCGCTCCGCGGCCCGATGTATGAGGAATCGGTCCGCTTCTTCATGGATCTGTTCGCCCGCGACGGTTCCATTCTGGATGTCGTGAACGCCGATCATACGTTTGTGAATGACGCGCTGGCGAAGTTCTACGAACTGCCTGGCATTGAAGGACCGGAATTCCGCCGAGTTGACGGGGTGCAGGCCCATCATCGGGGGGGCGTGCTCGGCATGGCGACGCTGCTGGCCAAGCAGTCGGGCGCGTCGCGGACCAGCCCGATCCTCCGGGGCAACTGGCTGATCGAGACGTTCCTTGGCGAAAAACTTCCCAAACCGCCGAAGAATGTGCCGCTGCTCCCGGAAAGCGAGCTCGGGACCGATGGCCTGACGGTTCGTCAGATCACCGAAGCCCACAGCAGCATCGAGTCCTGCGCCAAGTGCCATCGCAAGATCGACCCGTTCGGCTTCGCTCTGGAGGGCTTCGACGCCATCGGTCGCCGTCGTACGAAGGATCTCGCCGGACGCGCGATTGAGACGCAGGTCGAGACTCCAGACGGGGTGAAGTTTGGCGACATCGAGGGCTTGCGGGCGTACATCCTGACGCATCGCCGGGATGATTTCCTGCACCACTTCAGCCGCAAACTGCTGGGCTACGCCCTCGGCCGGGGAGTACAATTGAGCGATGAACCGCTGCTGCAGGAGATGCAGCGGAAGCTGCAGGAGAACGACTACCGGTTCTCGGCGGCGCTGGACGCCATTCTGGACAGCCGGCAGTTCCGGCAGACGCGGGGGATCGAGACCCCGCTGGAAGAAGTCGGCGCCCGCTGA
- a CDS encoding DUF1552 domain-containing protein, with product MTRHLSPLTMHPFDRRTFLRGLGVTMALPWMESLRVWGDESVGKEPSSQAPVRFACFFSGNGFHSKEWWAKGAGKDMELGKVLQPFEGTKEKLTFIRGLYNEQALKGNIHSSQTGNLLSGAPLAAGGAIRSGTSIDQVLAQHIGHQTKVPSLVLGCEHSMAAVHKNYSMLYSSHISWSSPTTPTPLELYPALAFDRLFKEDDSLNDKSVLDAVLAEATSLRGKISSADKVKLDEYLNSVREVEQRIERAGKERQIQGWRPTLAEPNIPRPKDGVPQDIAEHMRLMCDILVLAFQTDTTRFCTLKLNNDHSSLRFPNLNVDYMIHHLLSHTDGDDWLKVNRFFAEQVAYVAARLDAIQEGERTALDNSILMYCSSMMTGHHDATQLPLIVVGRGGGKLESGRVLDYLGKPNRKMCSLYLSLLDKFGVPLSEFGDSTERLAEV from the coding sequence ATGACTCGCCACCTTTCGCCGCTGACGATGCATCCCTTTGACCGCCGGACCTTCCTGCGGGGTCTGGGCGTGACGATGGCGCTCCCGTGGATGGAATCCCTCCGCGTCTGGGGGGATGAGTCCGTCGGCAAGGAGCCCTCCAGCCAGGCCCCCGTCCGCTTCGCCTGCTTCTTCTCCGGCAACGGTTTCCACAGCAAGGAGTGGTGGGCCAAGGGGGCTGGCAAGGACATGGAGCTGGGCAAAGTCCTCCAGCCGTTCGAGGGGACGAAGGAGAAACTCACCTTCATCCGCGGGCTTTACAATGAACAGGCCCTGAAGGGAAATATCCACAGTTCGCAGACCGGCAACCTGCTGTCCGGGGCTCCTCTCGCCGCGGGCGGCGCCATTCGCTCCGGCACCAGCATCGACCAGGTGCTGGCCCAGCACATCGGCCATCAGACGAAGGTTCCCAGCCTCGTCCTCGGCTGCGAACACTCGATGGCGGCGGTTCACAAGAACTACTCGATGCTCTACAGCTCCCACATCTCGTGGAGCTCGCCGACGACGCCGACGCCCCTGGAACTCTACCCGGCCCTCGCCTTCGACCGGCTGTTCAAGGAAGACGATTCGCTGAACGACAAGAGCGTCCTCGACGCCGTCCTGGCCGAGGCGACCTCGCTGCGCGGCAAGATCAGCAGCGCGGACAAGGTGAAGCTCGACGAGTACCTCAACTCCGTTCGCGAAGTTGAGCAGCGGATTGAACGGGCCGGCAAGGAACGGCAGATCCAGGGCTGGCGGCCGACGCTCGCCGAGCCGAATATTCCCCGCCCCAAGGACGGCGTGCCGCAGGACATCGCCGAGCACATGCGGCTGATGTGCGACATTCTGGTGCTGGCCTTCCAGACCGACACCACGCGGTTCTGCACGTTGAAGCTCAACAACGACCACTCGTCGCTGCGGTTTCCGAACCTCAACGTCGACTACATGATCCACCACCTGCTGTCGCACACGGACGGCGACGACTGGCTGAAGGTCAACCGCTTTTTCGCGGAGCAGGTGGCCTACGTCGCCGCCCGGCTCGACGCCATCCAGGAAGGGGAACGGACGGCGCTCGACAATTCGATCCTGATGTACTGTTCGAGCATGATGACCGGCCACCACGACGCGACGCAGTTGCCGCTGATCGTCGTGGGCCGGGGCGGCGGCAAGCTGGAATCGGGTCGGGTGCTGGATTACCTGGGCAAGCCGAACCGCAAGATGTGCAGCCTGTATTTGTCGCTGCTGGACAAGTTCGGCGTGCCGCTGAGCGAGTTCGGCGATTCGACGGAGCGGCTGGCGGAGGTGTAG
- a CDS encoding alpha/beta hydrolase-fold protein produces MTLLSPRLLARLTVVAAAFLVSAVAPAAAQTRTGWIERTLKDADGVHKYDVFIPQTYSADRTWPTVVFLHGAGERGTDNRKQLAVGLAPHVAARASTLPFIVVFPQSEDTDGRLLEGWAAGTPDGDRVVKILDDVESHYRVDKRRVTLTGWSMGGYGAWSLGAAHADRWNAVVALSSGGDSTKVAPLAKIPVWSIHGEQDRLVPVERSRAMVAALKDAGGNVTSQELPDMGHDILGAVYGRDAFYDWLADPSKTPPVLKPSNTPDRVVPKPEFRPAVNIPQVAAIRLGNDSLKALSYSLAQLVPPNLLTGRLNDMYDSTSAAGRSFSVQFSGLSYTGQLERVYIQGWQPGRLSIQLGVRNVVMTIGATYINGDRHSAQAGPIGIYIGQNGPVWLSLDVTPYVEAGKLRLRLNNASFQIPANNYSVSSPAGISTQGFGMTEERVNDGLMSGLYGARGRIENEVRNLAPSIVAQLEKQLQVIDVDQYLAGLWPLPVYQPRVQVFPDQVTVDANGLSLVVGLSAESLDPAHSPATPIQAKPAGASLESVGTGGDLSLAIAPQLLGPLTQLIVDSGLAKLDVLDIPEPSFAKFADPAVLRELIPDLKRYGDGLRVRTQFQMLSPLEVGPSADGPLQFRLPRGRLIVSIKTDPAEKTWQPCAQVDLEIQEQVSAELQKPAFDLRVVRLDWLPTQRVDGVATFVKGYEPQDAALKSDELVELFRESWDALTKDKPIAVSEVPDLALGFTRLRIQDFGWKPSVLEAVFKPAGVKLTNLSDEPFTYETKGPYSGWGGPYTVKPGESQFFDIPYPLTYRRYAKETGWEIYTLNCGTHSEFRVPLTGGAPRLFQARRPVATPTAEPAKEEAEAK; encoded by the coding sequence ATGACTCTGCTTTCGCCCCGCCTCCTTGCCCGGCTGACTGTCGTCGCCGCCGCGTTTCTGGTCTCCGCCGTCGCCCCCGCCGCCGCTCAGACGCGGACGGGGTGGATCGAGCGCACATTGAAGGACGCGGACGGCGTCCACAAATACGACGTCTTCATCCCGCAGACCTACAGCGCCGACCGCACCTGGCCGACGGTGGTCTTTCTCCACGGGGCCGGCGAACGCGGCACAGACAATCGCAAGCAGCTTGCCGTCGGCCTGGCGCCGCACGTGGCGGCCCGCGCCTCCACCCTGCCGTTCATTGTCGTGTTCCCGCAATCCGAAGACACCGACGGCCGCCTCCTGGAAGGCTGGGCCGCGGGGACCCCCGACGGCGACCGCGTCGTGAAGATTCTGGACGACGTCGAGAGCCACTATCGCGTCGACAAGCGGCGGGTGACGCTCACTGGCTGGTCGATGGGAGGATACGGCGCCTGGAGCCTCGGCGCGGCGCACGCCGATCGCTGGAATGCCGTGGTCGCTCTCTCTTCCGGCGGCGATTCCACGAAAGTCGCCCCCCTCGCAAAGATCCCCGTCTGGTCGATTCATGGTGAACAGGACCGCCTGGTCCCCGTCGAGCGTTCGCGGGCGATGGTTGCGGCCCTCAAAGACGCTGGGGGAAATGTCACGTCCCAGGAGTTGCCCGATATGGGGCACGACATCCTCGGAGCCGTCTACGGCCGGGACGCCTTCTACGACTGGCTGGCGGATCCTTCGAAAACGCCGCCGGTCCTCAAGCCCAGCAACACGCCCGACAGAGTCGTGCCGAAGCCCGAGTTCCGTCCTGCGGTCAACATCCCTCAGGTCGCCGCCATCCGCCTCGGTAACGACTCGCTGAAGGCTCTCTCCTATTCGCTGGCCCAGCTCGTCCCTCCCAATCTCCTGACGGGCCGGCTCAACGACATGTACGACTCGACCTCCGCCGCCGGACGGTCCTTCTCCGTCCAGTTCTCCGGGCTCAGCTACACCGGTCAGCTCGAACGGGTCTACATCCAGGGCTGGCAGCCGGGCCGCCTCAGCATTCAGCTCGGCGTCCGCAATGTCGTGATGACGATCGGAGCCACCTATATCAACGGCGATCGGCACTCCGCCCAGGCCGGTCCGATCGGCATCTACATCGGCCAGAACGGCCCCGTCTGGCTCAGCCTGGACGTGACGCCTTACGTCGAAGCCGGAAAGCTCCGCCTCCGCCTCAACAACGCCAGCTTCCAGATTCCCGCCAACAACTACTCGGTCTCGTCTCCCGCGGGAATTTCGACCCAGGGCTTCGGCATGACCGAAGAGCGGGTCAACGACGGACTGATGAGCGGACTCTACGGCGCCCGCGGCCGGATCGAGAACGAAGTCCGTAATCTCGCCCCGAGCATCGTCGCTCAGCTCGAAAAACAACTGCAGGTCATCGACGTCGACCAGTACCTCGCCGGCCTGTGGCCGCTCCCCGTCTACCAGCCCCGCGTCCAGGTCTTCCCGGATCAGGTGACGGTCGACGCCAACGGCCTCTCCCTGGTGGTCGGGCTCTCTGCAGAAAGCCTCGATCCCGCCCACTCTCCCGCCACGCCGATTCAGGCGAAGCCGGCCGGTGCGAGCCTGGAATCGGTGGGGACCGGCGGCGACCTGTCGCTGGCGATCGCCCCTCAGCTCCTCGGTCCCCTGACGCAGCTCATCGTCGATTCCGGGCTGGCGAAGCTCGACGTCCTCGACATCCCCGAGCCGTCGTTCGCCAAGTTCGCCGACCCCGCCGTCCTGCGGGAACTGATTCCCGACTTGAAGCGCTACGGCGACGGGCTGCGGGTCCGCACCCAGTTCCAGATGCTCTCCCCGCTGGAAGTCGGTCCGTCCGCCGACGGCCCGCTGCAGTTCCGGCTCCCCCGCGGCCGGCTGATTGTCTCGATCAAGACCGACCCGGCTGAGAAGACCTGGCAGCCCTGCGCTCAAGTCGACCTGGAGATCCAGGAGCAGGTTTCCGCCGAACTTCAGAAGCCCGCCTTCGATCTGCGCGTCGTGCGCCTCGACTGGCTGCCGACCCAGCGGGTGGACGGCGTCGCCACGTTTGTGAAAGGCTATGAACCGCAGGACGCCGCTCTGAAATCCGACGAACTGGTCGAGCTGTTCCGCGAAAGCTGGGACGCGCTGACGAAGGACAAGCCGATCGCGGTCTCCGAAGTCCCCGACCTGGCGCTCGGCTTCACCCGGTTGCGGATTCAGGACTTCGGCTGGAAACCGTCCGTCCTGGAAGCGGTCTTCAAGCCCGCCGGGGTCAAGCTGACGAACCTCAGCGACGAGCCTTTCACGTACGAGACCAAAGGCCCCTACAGCGGCTGGGGCGGTCCCTATACCGTCAAGCCGGGCGAATCGCAGTTCTTCGATATCCCCTACCCGCTCACCTACCGTCGTTACGCCAAAGAGACCGGCTGGGAGATCTACACGCTGAACTGCGGCACCCACTCCGAATTCCGCGTCCCCCTGACCGGCGGCGCCCCCCGCCTCTTCCAGGCCCGCCGCCCGGTCGCCACCCCGACGGCTGAGCCGGCGAAAGAAGAAGCCGAGGCGAAGTGA